CCGCGGCCTGGGACGAGCTGGCCGCGCCCTTGCGCCAAGCCAGTGTGCAAGCGCTGCGCGAGCGCCTGCGTGCCGCGCTGCCCGATTTCGTGCAGCCGCGCCAGGCCGCCACCGGCGCGGCCAGCGGGGCATCGGGCACGCTGCATGTGGTGGCGCTGGAAGGTGGCATGCAGGTACAGGGCTGCGAGTGGGATGCGGCCGAGCAGGTGCTGCATGCGCGCATCGTGGCCGCGCAGCAGGAAGGCGCCGGGCCCGCACTGCACCTTGCGCTGCCGCACCGTGCGGCCGCGCCGGGCGCCGTGGACGCGCTGGCCCGCGCGCTGTCTGGCGAATGGGGGCCGCTGCGCGCGGTGGCCGGGCCGGTGGCGCTGCGCGGCGGCGAGGCGGTCATGCAGCCGCTGGCCCTGCTGACCCACCAGCGCGCCGTGGTGCCGCAGATCGAGCCGCCAGCCGCCCAGCCGCTGGCGCTGCGCACCTGCGACGATGCGCCCACACCCGTGCAGGCCCTGCTCGACGAAACCCTGCAATCGCTGGCCCAGTGGCTGCGCCAGGGCCTGCGCCACCAGCCAGGCGGGCTGGACGCGCGCGCGCAGTCTCAGGCCCGGCAGCTGCGGCAAGGCGGCCTGGACCGCGGCGCCGCGCTGCTCGAAAGCCTGGGCGGGCACCTGCGGTCGGCCGACCGCGGACCGCTGCTGGCAGCGCTGTCCACGCTGGCACTGCTGTTGCAGGCCCAAGGCGGCTGAGGGCCGCAAGACCGCGCGGGCAGCCTCTGCCAGCGGGTGCAGGCGCGTCACGCGCACGCACGCCGCATGCCGGCTGAAAACCTGCAGAAAGCCAGCCGATAGCCGGCGCCTCTGCCCGACTCGCCCGTTTTCACATCAATTTGAATGATAATTATTCTTAATCAAAATGGGTCCGTTTCTTTTGCATCGCCTGTTCCGGCGGCCTTCCGGCTGGCCGGCGGCCTCTTCCTCGCCCTCCTCTCCCGCATTTCCATGATCCACACCCGTTCCGACGCGGCGCACTCGCCTGCCCACGCCACTGCTTTCCTGCGCCCTTTCCTGAGCCCTTCCGCTGGCCCGCTCCCCCACACGCACCCTGTGCCGCTGCGCACTCACGCCCCTGGCGCTGTGCCTGTCGCAGGTCGCCATGGCCCAGGCCAGCGCGGACGCGACGCCGCAACTGCAGGAAGTGCGCATCAACGCCAGCACCGAAAAGGACGTGGGCTTCGCCCCGGTGGAGGCCCAGACGGCCGGCAAGGCCCCCATGCGCCGGCTGGAAACCCCGCAGTCGGTGAGCGTGGTCACGCGCGAGCAGATGGAGTCGCGCCAGATCGCGAACCTGCAGCAGGCGCTGCAGACCGTGGCCGGCGTGAGCCCGGTCAACTTCGGGCGGCGCGGCTTCGACGACATCAACATCCGGGGCTTTCGCTCCACCGAATCCATCCTCATCGACGGCCTGGTGCAAAGCCCCGGCATGTGGACGCGCCTCACGCCCTACGGCTACGAACGCTTCGAGGTGCTCAAGGGCGCGGCCTCGGTGCTGTACGGCCAGGTGCAGCCCGGCGGCATCGTCAACGCCATCAGCAAGCGGCCCAAGCGCGACGCTTTGAGCGAAGTGGGCGTGGAGGTGGGCAGCTTCGGCCAGCGCACCTTGCAGGCCGACATCAACCGCCCGCTGAACGAGTCGGGCAAGGCGGCGTTCCGCATCAACGCCCAGGTCTCGAACAGCGACGATCCGACCGACTTCGTCTATCGCCGCGACCGCTGGATCGCGCCTTCGCTGTCGCTGGACCTGGGCGCGCAGACCGATCTGGTGCTGTTCGCCACCTACAGCCAGAGCAACTGGATGCGCCAGCAGGGCATCACGCCCTACGGCACGGTGCTGCCCAACCGCAACGGCCCCGTGCGGACCACGCTGTACACGGGCGATCCGAGCTTCGGCGGCTACGACATCGAAAGCACCTCGGTCGGCTACGCGCTGGAGCACCGCTTCTCGCCGCAGATGACGCTGCGCCAGAACGTGCGCTACGAATCGGAGAAGGGCAACGGCAACTTCGTCTCCAACCTGGCGCTGCAGTCCAACCAGCGCCTGCAGAACCGCCAGGCCACGCGCCAGTACCTGGACGACGACATGCTGGCCACCGACACCTCGCTGCTGTCGCAATTTGCCGCCCTGGGCCTGCAGCACCGCTTGGTGACCGGGCTGGACGCGCGCACCAGCCACAGCTGGCAAGGCCAGCGGCGCTGCACCATCGGCGCGCTCGACCTGTTCAATCCGGTGTACGGCGCGGCCACCACCTGCCCGGCCGCCTACACCAACAACGCGCCTGAAAAGCTCAGCGTGATGGGCCTGTACGCGCAGGACCAGATCAAGTTCAACCCGCAATGGACGGCCCTGGTCGGGCTGCGCCGCGACTGGTCGGACAACCAG
This region of Acidovorax sp. GBBC 1281 genomic DNA includes:
- a CDS encoding TonB-dependent siderophore receptor, translated to MAQASADATPQLQEVRINASTEKDVGFAPVEAQTAGKAPMRRLETPQSVSVVTREQMESRQIANLQQALQTVAGVSPVNFGRRGFDDINIRGFRSTESILIDGLVQSPGMWTRLTPYGYERFEVLKGAASVLYGQVQPGGIVNAISKRPKRDALSEVGVEVGSFGQRTLQADINRPLNESGKAAFRINAQVSNSDDPTDFVYRRDRWIAPSLSLDLGAQTDLVLFATYSQSNWMRQQGITPYGTVLPNRNGPVRTTLYTGDPSFGGYDIESTSVGYALEHRFSPQMTLRQNVRYESEKGNGNFVSNLALQSNQRLQNRQATRQYLDDDMLATDTSLLSQFAALGLQHRLVTGLDARTSHSWQGQRRCTIGALDLFNPVYGAATTCPAAYTNNAPEKLSVMGLYAQDQIKFNPQWTALVGLRRDWSDNQIDDRLANRQTRQKDSATTLSAGLVYEFTPGWAAYTSYGESFLPVSGTSFGGSPFAPETGKQWEAGLKYEAPGGGLTGALALFDLKRRNVTTADPANTGFSVQTGEQRARGLELEVGAELLRSLKLTGAYTYTDTKVTRDNNAAIVGLPLNLTPRHTLALWATYKLPQMPQITLGAGARYVSEQVGSYPFTLPAYTVADLSIGYAGSNYRITAGVKNVFDKAYYDGAINANVVSPALPRSFSVGLTYFF